Sequence from the Microbacterium galbinum genome:
CTCCGAGGGGGCGTCGGTGCACGCGATCGGCACCCCGCTGATCACGAACAGCGACGGCACCAAGTTCGGCAAGAGCGAAGGCAATGCGATCTGGCTGGATGCATCGATGTGCAGCCCGTACCGCATGTACCAGTTCTGGCTGAGCACCGCGGATGCCGATGTGATCGAGCGCCTGAAGGTCTTCACCTTCCTCTCGCGCGCCGAGATCGAGGAGTACGCGGCACTCGTCGAGTCCGAACCGTTCCGTCGCGCCGCGCAGAAGCGCCTCGCGCTCGAGGTGTGCGCGACCGTGCACGGCGTCGAGGCGACGGCGGCGGTGATCGCGGCATCCGACGCGCTGTTCGGTCAGGGGGACCTGACCGCACTCGATGCGGCCACGCTGCGGACCGCGCTCGAGGAGCTCCCGAACACGACCGTCGCGCTGGGCTCGCCAGTGGTCGAGGCACTCGTCTCGACCGGTCTGGTGTCGAGTCTCTCCGAGGCGCGGCGTGCGATCGCCCAGGGTGGCGTCTCGATCGACGGCGCGCGCGTCGAAGACGAGAACGACACGGTGCGTGGTGGTCTCCCCGGTGGGGTCTCCGTGCTCCGTCGCGGTAAGAAGACCCTGGCCGGCGTGTTCATCGCCTGACGGTTCCGTGCCGTCGCGCCTCGGCGCCGACACCGAGGAGGACGGATGCCGTTCACACCCAGCCACGCGCTGGTCGCACTTCCGTTCGTCCGGACGCCGCTCGTGCCGGCGGCGATCGCGATCGGGGCGATGACCCCGGACCTTCCGCTGTTCCTCCGCGGCGTGGAACTGAACTACGAGTTCACCCACACCGCGGGGAACGTGGTCTGGACCGCGCTCCTCGCGTTCGTGCTCTTCCTCGTGTGGCGCGTCGTGCTGCGTCTGGCCGTGCCGGAGCTCGTTCCGGCATGGGTCGCGCGGCGGCTTCCCGAGGGTTGGAATCGCTCGGCGTTCGCGGCGGCGGGGGAGGCCGTGGGAGTCGGTGGGCGTCGGGCGTACCCGGTGCTGCTCGCCGCGTCGCTGATCCTCGGAGTGATCTCGCACATCCTCTGGGACCTCTTCACGCACGAAGGGCGTACCGGCGTCGAGCTGGTCCCGGCGCTCGACGAGATGTGGGGCCCGCTACCGGGCTACAAGTGGCTGCAGCACG
This genomic interval carries:
- a CDS encoding DUF4184 family protein, with protein sequence MPFTPSHALVALPFVRTPLVPAAIAIGAMTPDLPLFLRGVELNYEFTHTAGNVVWTALLAFVLFLVWRVVLRLAVPELVPAWVARRLPEGWNRSAFAAAGEAVGVGGRRAYPVLLAASLILGVISHILWDLFTHEGRTGVELVPALDEMWGPLPGYKWLQHGSSVIGLAIIGIWALVWVRRRSPRPTLDPRVPQGVRVAWWVSLPVVLIGSWIVGLSIWGPLDAEFTAQHLAYRVLPPACAIWGAATIVLCLVLAMRRSRHQRG